Proteins from one Rosa chinensis cultivar Old Blush chromosome 7, RchiOBHm-V2, whole genome shotgun sequence genomic window:
- the LOC112178481 gene encoding uncharacterized J domain-containing protein C3E7.11c-like, with protein MNKIMDKDHYKVLGLSSSEEGSQLTEKQIKKAFVLHPDKRPKSDLQANTNFQRLKRSYEVLKNESAREVLDKILKDQRHAIPRDRRWFMILKQDNELQSLTGMPKLDKNKMRE; from the coding sequence ATGAATAAGATTATGGACAAAGATCATTATAAGGTTCTTGGTTTGTCGTCCAGCGAGGAAGGCTCTCAGCTCACAGAGAAACAGATTAAAAAGGCTTTTGTGTTGCACCCGGACAAGAGGCCTAAAAGTGATCTCCAAGCCAATACCAACTTCCAAAGGCTCAAAAGATCCTATGAGGTTCTCAAGAATGAAAGTGCCCGCGAAGTGTTGGACAAAATCCTTAAAGATCAAAGACATGCGATCCCAAGAGACAGAAGATGGTTTATGATCCTAAAGCAAGATAACGAGCTGCAAAGTTTGACAGGGATGCCAAAGTTAGACAAGAACAAGATGAGAGAATGA
- the LOC112175657 gene encoding heat shock cognate 70 kDa protein-like — MSGNEQVHAIGIDLGTTYSCVAVWQHEHVEIIVNDQGNRTTPSYVAFTDTEKLIGDAAFNQIIKNPTNSVFDAKRLIGRRFSDTSVQNDMKLWPFKVIEGANDKPMIIVTHQGGEKQFAAEEISSMVLTKMREIAEKYLDSTVENAVITVPAYFNNSQREATKNAGVNAGLKVMRIINEPTAAAIAYGLEKQAGWYGKRNVMIFDLGGGTLDVSLLTIGDGVFEVKATAGDTHLGGEDIDNSMVNYCVDQFKSKHNLDVSENPKALRRLRNACEKAKRRLSFTSTIDLEVDCLDRGTDFFITITRAKFEQMNEDFFNKCMEPVDKCLRDADIEITNVHDVVLAGGSSRIPKVQELLRNVFKGKKLCQSINPDEAVAHGAAVHAALLSGKGDGKLQDFTLVDAIPVSLGVQVFHNRMNIVIPRNTKVPVDKNCRLTTRHDNQDYVSFAIYEGESETTLHNNFLGEFQFLNIPPAPKGVPNFDVCFNIDDNGILSVSAEDKSTGQKNGVTINSNRTTFEGIEKMS, encoded by the exons ATGTCCGGAAATGAACAGGTTCATGCAATAGGGATTGACCTGGGGACGACTTACTCGTGCGTGGCGGTTTGGCAGCACGAACATGTAGAAATCATAGTGAATGATCAGGGAAACAGGACCACTCCATCTTATGTTGCCTTCACTGATACTGAGAAATTGATCGGCGATGCAGCGTTTAACCAGATCATCAAAAATCCCACCAATTCCGTATTTG ATGCAAAGCGCTTGATTGGTAGGAGATTCAGTGATACCTCTGTTCAAAATGATATGAAGCTCTGGCCATTCAAGGTCATTGAAGGTGCCAATGACAAGCCAATGATCATAGTTACACACCAGGGCGGAGAGAAACAATTTGCAGCTGAAGAAATCTCATCTATGGTTCTCACAAAGATGCGGGAGATAGCTGAAAAGTATCTGGACTCAACTGTGGAAAATGCGGTTATAACTGTTCCCGCCTACTTCAATAACTCACAGCGTGAGGCTACAAAAAATGCTGGAGTCAATGCAGGTCTAAAGGTGATGCGCATTATCAATGAACCGACAGCAGCGGCCATTGCTTATGGCCTTGAGAAACAGGCCGGTTGGTATGGCAAGAGAAATGTGATGATATTCGATTTGGGTGGTGGCACATTAGATGTATCACTACTTACCATAGGGGATGGTGTCTTTGAAGTGAAGGCCACTGCTGGAGACACGCATCTCGGAGGTGAAGACATCGATAACAGTATGGTAAACTATTGTGTCgatcaattcaagtcaaagCATAATTTGGATGTCAGTGAAAATCCCAAGGCTCTTAGGAGGTTAAGAAATGCTTGTGAGAAGGCAAAAAGGAGACTTTCATTTACGTCCACGATTGACCTTGAAGTTGACTGCTTGGATCGAGGTACTGATTTCTTTATAACAATTACTCGTGCCAAATTTGAACAAATGAACGAGGATTTCTTCAACAAATGTATGGAGCCGGTGGACAAGTGTTTGAGGGATGCTGATATAGAGATAACTAATGTTCATGATGTTGTTCTTGCTGGTGGCTCTTCTAGAATTCCCAAGGTGCAGGAACTATTACGGAATGTCTTCAAGGGGAAGAAGCTGTGCCAGAGTATTAATCCGGATGAAGCGGTTGCTCATGGAGCTGCTGTTCATGCTGCACTCCTGAGTGGGAAAGGAGATGGTAAACTGCAAGACTTCACTCTCGTAGATGCTATCCCTGTCTCACTTGGAGTGCAGGTTTTCCACAATCGCATGAACATTGTGATTCCAAGAAACACCAAAGTTCCTGTAGATAAGAACTGCAGATTGACTACTCGGCATGACAACCAAGATTATGTCAGCTTCGCCATTTATGAGGGTGAGAGTGAAACCACTTTACATAATAACTTTCTGGGTGAATTTCAGTTCCTAAATATTCCTCCAGCTCCTAAGGGTGTTCCTAACTTCGATGTCTGCTTCAATATCGATGACAACGGTATCTTGAGTGTTTCCGCTGAGGACAAGTCTACCGGTCAGAAGAATGGGGTCACAATCAACAGTAACAGAACAACTTTTGAGGGAATTGAGAAGATGAGCTAA
- the LOC112175660 gene encoding annexin D5 isoform X1: MSSLIVPPVLTTPRDDAILLHKAFKGFGCDKPAVINILAHRDSTQRAYINHEYRTMYSEDLNHRLSSELSGNIKKALLLWTHDPPTRDATIVREALTGPNIIDLRAATEVICSRTSTQIMQFKQVYFALFGSYLEHDIEVQASGDHKNLLLSYVATPRYEGLDFDRFMVDKDAKALYKAGERKLGTDEKKFIEIFSGRSSAHLNAVSAAYQNMYGSSLKKAVKKETSGLFEHGLVTILQCAEHPGRYFAKVLHKAMKGLGTDDSTLLRVIVSRAEIDLQYIKAEYQKKYGKSLGDAVRSETSGNYKDFLLALIGPSH; encoded by the coding sequence ATGTCCTCTTTGATAGTTCCACCAGTCCTAACCACCCCCAGAGACGACGCCATCCTCCTCCACAAAGCCTTCAAAGGCTTCGGCTGCGACAAGCCCGCCGTCATCAACATCCTCGCCCACCGTGACTCCACCCAGCGAGCCTACATCAATCACGAGTACCGCACCATGTACTCCGAGGACCTCAACCACCGCCTCTCCTCCGAGCTAAGCGGAAATATCAAGAAAGCCCTCCTCCTTTGGACCCACGACCCTCCCACCCGCGACGCCACCATCGTCCGGGAGGCCCTCACCGGCCCCAACATCATCGATCTCAGAGCCGCTACTGAAGTCATCTGCTCTCGAACCTCCACCCAGATCATGCAGTTCAAGCAAGTCTACTTTGCGTTGTTTGGTTCTTATCTTGAGCATGACATCGAAGTTCAAGCTTCCGGCGACCACAAGAACCTGCTGCTAAGTTACGTCGCCACGCCTAGATATGAAGGTCTTGACTTTGACAGGTTCATGGTGGACAAAGATGCGAAGGCTTTGTACAAAGCAGGGGAGAGGAAATTGGGGACGGATGAGAAGAAGTTCATTGAGATTTTCAGTGGGAGGAGCAGTGCGCATTTGAATGCTGTGAGTGCTGCTTATCAGAACATGTATGGGAGTTCTTTAAAGAAGGCGGTGAAGAAGGAGACGTCGGGGCTTTTCGAGCATGGGCTGGTGACGATTCTGCAGTGTGCTGAGCATCCCGGGAGGTATTTCGCTAAGGTTTTGCATAAGGCGATGAAGGGTTTAGGGACAGATGATAGTACACTTCTGAGGGTGATTGTGTCGAGGGCTGAGATTGATTTGCAGTATATAAAGGCTGAGTACCAAAAGAAGTATGGCAAGAGTTTGGGTGATGCTGTTCGTTCTGAGACTTCTGGGAATTACAAGGATTTTCTTCTGGCTCTTATAGGCCCAAGTCATTAG
- the LOC112175660 gene encoding annexin D5 isoform X2 — MSSLIVPPVLTTPRDDAILLHKAFKGFGCDKPAVINILAHRDSTQRAYINHEYRTMYSEDLNHRLSSELSGNIKKALLLWTHDPPTRDATIVREALTGPNIIDLRAATEVICSRTSTQIMQFKQVYFALFGSYLEHDIEAQASGDHKNLLLSYVATPRYEGLDFDRFMVDKDAKAFFKAGERKLGTDEKKFIEIFSGRSSAHLNAVSAAYQNMYGSSLKKAVKKETSGLFEHGLVTILQCAEHPGRYFAKVLHKAMKGLGTDDSTLLRVIVSRAEIDLQYVKAEYQKKYGKSLGDAVRSETSGNYRDFLLALIGPSH; from the exons ATGTCCTCTTTGATAGTTCCACCAGTCCTAACCACCCCCAGAGACGACGCCATCCTCCTCCACAAAGCCTTCAAAGGCTTCGGCTGCGACAAGCCCGCCGTCATCAACATCCTCGCCCACCGTGACTCCACCCAGCGAGCCTACATCAATCACGAGTACCGCACCATGTACTCCGAGGACCTCAACCACCGCCTCTCCTCCGAGCTAAGCGGAAATATCAAGAAAGCCCTCCTCCTTTGGACCCACGACCCTCCCACCCGCGACGCCACCATCGTCCGGGAG GCCCTCACCGGGCCCAACATCATCGATCTCAGAGCCGCTACTGAAGTCATCTGCTCTCGAACCTCCACCCAGATCATGCAGTTCAAGCAAGTCTACTTTGCGTTGTTTGGTTCTTATCTTGAGCATGACATCGAAGCTCAAGCTTCCGGTGACCACAAGAACCTGCTGCTAAGTTACGTGGCCACGCCTAGATATGAGGGTCTTGATTTTGACAGGTTCATGGTGGACAAAGATGCGAAGGCTTTCTTTAAAGCAGGGGAGAGGAAATTGGGGACGGATGAGAAGAAGTTCATTGAGATTTTCAGTGGGAGGAGCAGTGCGCATTTGAACGCTGTGAGTGCTGCTTATCAGAACATGTATGGGAGTTCTTTAAAGAAGGCGGTGAAGAAGGAGACGTCGGGGCTTTTCGAGCACGGGCTGGTGACGATTCTGCAGTGTGCTGAGCATCCCGGGAGGTATTTCGCTAAGGTTTTGCATAAGGCGATGAAGGGTTTAGGGACAGATGATAGTACACTTTTGAGGGTGATTGTTTCGAGGGCGGAGATTGATTTGCAGTATGTAAAGGCTGAGTACCAAAAGAAGTATGGAAAGAGTTTGGGTGATGCTGTTCGTTCTGAGACTTCTGGGAATTACAGGGATTTTCTTCTGGCTCTTATAGGCCCCAGTCATTAG